A genome region from Erigeron canadensis isolate Cc75 chromosome 3, C_canadensis_v1, whole genome shotgun sequence includes the following:
- the LOC122591734 gene encoding reticulon-like protein B5: MAEHGDEIETSNDSSFVEKIHRDDTSSSSDSDSEKKQVKYDDDDVKKHHDAPAAPSPVKSKSNRLFGRQKPVHQVLGGGKPADVFLWRNKKISASVLGGATVMWVLFELLEYHLLTLVCHVLIFVFAVLFMWSNVSKLINKSPPRIPEVKIPEDTILQAAGAIRNEINYSFAVLKDIASGKDLKKFLAVVVGLWVLSIVGSWCNFLTLFYITFVLLHTVPVLYEKYEDEVDAFAGKAMIEFKKQYAVFDDKVLSKIPKGPLKNKKNA, translated from the exons ATGGCGGAACACGGCGATGAAATAGAGACGAGTAACGACTCTTCCTTTGTTGAGAAGATTCACCGTGATGACACGTCATCTTCATCGGATTCTGATTCCGAGAAGAAGCAAGTGaagtatgatgatgatgatgtcaagaAGCATCACGATGCTCCGGCAGCTCCCTCACCGGTGAAATCGAAGAGTAACCGGTTGTTTGGTCGGCAGAAACCGGTTCATCAGGTTCTTGGCGGTGGAAAAC CTGCTGATGTGTTTTTGTGGAGGAACAAGAAGATATCTGCCAGTGTCCTCGGTGGAGCAACTGTGATGTGGGTGTTATTTGAATTGCTCGAGTACCATCTGCTTACTTTGGTTTGCCATGTTTTGATATTTGTGTTTGCAGTTCTGTTCATGTGGTCCAATGTTTCTAAGCTCATCAACAA GTCTCCTCCACGCATTCCTGAAGTTAAAATTCCAGAAGACACgattcttcaggctgctggtgCGAtaaggaatgaaatcaactatTCTTTTGCCGTCCTAAAGGATATTGCATCTGGAAAAGATCTGAAGAAGTTCCTTGCT GTTGTAGTTGGATTGTGGGTTCTCTCTATTGTTGGAAGTTGGTGcaatttcttgacattgttctacATAA CTTTTGTGCTCCTACATACAGTCCCTGTTCTGTACGAAAAGTATGAGGACGAGGTTGATGCATTCGCAGGGAAAGCAATGATCGAGTTTAAGAAACAATATGCAGTGTTCGATGACAAGGTTCTGAGTAAAATTCCCAAGGGACCGttgaagaacaagaagaatgCTTGA
- the LOC122592663 gene encoding RING-H2 finger protein ATL67-like: MSTPPLPPSPTHYYLTNIGLGYAIAIAFGFLVLLSSLLLASYICFRHRQRFNNRHHHHHHHHNDNGGVILPSIIFVDETNENDDQQNVVVGLDQAVINSYPKFPYHKNDMVMVIDSVCAICLCEYKEAEMMRMLPDCKHCFHLPCVDAWLKLNATCPVCRSSPLPTPLSTPLAEVVPLSQYSDGRRRR; the protein is encoded by the coding sequence ATGTCCACCCCACCCTTACCCCCATCCCCCACTCATTACTACCTAACTAACATCGGTCTCGGCTACGCCATCGCCATCGCTTTCGGCTTTTTAGTTCTCTTATCCTCTCTCCTTCTCGCTTCCTATATCTGTTTCCGTCACCGTCAACGTTTCAATAaccgtcatcatcatcatcatcatcatcataacgATAACGGCGGCGTTATTCTGCCTAGTATAATATTTGTTGATGAAACTAATGAAAATGATGATCAACAAAACGTCGTCGTCGGGCTTGATCAAGCGGTTATTAATTCTTACCCAAAGTTTCCGTACCATAAAAATGATATGGTGATGGTTATTGATTCAGTTTGTGCTATCTGTTTGTGTGAGTATAAAGAAGCTGAAATGATGAGGATGTTACCTGATTGTAAACATTGCTTTCATTTGCCCTGTGTTGATGCTTGGTTGAAATTAAACGCCACGTGTCCTGTTTGCCGGAGCTCTCCACTTCCAACGCCGTTGTCTACTCCGTTGGCGGAGGTTGTTCCTCTTTCTCAGTACTCTGATGGCCGTCGTCGTCGGTGA
- the LOC122593031 gene encoding protein ABIL1-like, producing the protein MELEQSNQAMTFDEPSMEQSISFVKALQELKNLRPQLYSAAEYCEKSYLHSEQKQVVLDNLKDYAVRALVNAVDHIGTVAYKLTDVLDQQSSEISTTGLHVTCLHQQLLTCQTYTDREAIRQQQLLAAVPRHHKHYILPNSVSKKVHFSPQIQTDPRQYQFQSRPRQYTSGTPAANTLCWHLASETKSTLKGTSRSMSIDDAKTSSHASVSSHASNDDGTRTKTSQAHSKLPKMGPASSTAVQTLGISRQDSVEGPRTVMSFRSFDNPRREIIPAPIRSKSVLSSFFVKQKIPKLRTSAVS; encoded by the exons GAACTAAAAAATCTAAGGCCTCAACTTTATTCCGCGGCTGAATATTGTGAGAAGTCTTACCTTCATAGTGAACAAAAACAAGT GGTCCTTGATAACCTGAAAGATTATGCTGTACGAGCCCTTGTAAATGCTGTTGACCATATTGGCACTGTTGCCTACAAACTGACTGACGTTCTAGACCAGCAATCTTCAGAAATTTCAACAACTGGGTTACACGTCACATGCTTACATCAG CAACTTCTTACATGCCAAACATATACGGATAGAGAAGCTATTAGGCAACAACAATTGTTAGCTGCTGTACCACGACATCACAAGCATTATATTTTGCCAA ATTCGGTGAGCAAAAAGGTCCATTTCAGTCCGCAGATACAAACTGATCCAAGGCAGTACCAATTTCAATCACGACCTCGACAGTATACTTCAG GTACCCCAGCAGCAAACACTCTTTGTTGGCATCTAGCATCCGAAACCAAGTCCACTTTGAAGGGAACTTCACGCTCAATGAG CATTGACGATGCTAAAACTTCAAGTCATGCTTCTGTATCGTCTCATGCATCCA ATGATGATGGGACGCGCACAAAAACATCTCAAGCTCATTCAAAGCTGCCCAAAATGGGCCCAGCTTCAAGCACAGCCGTTCAAACGCTCGGTATCTCACGACAG GATTCCGTGGAAGGTCCAAGGACAGTGATGTCATTCCGCTCATTTGATAATCCCAGACGTGAGATCATCCCTGCTCCTATACGTAGCAAGAGTGTTCTATCGTCTTTCTTTGTCAAACAAAAGATACCAAAACTAAGGACCAGTGCTGTTTCATGA
- the LOC122592662 gene encoding probable methyltransferase At1g29790 — protein MDFPDILGLIESAKSGDPETKVVTSSNRSQPIHVSPDFFLTEEIRKYIRIKPNRLGKENFMGANGTFTSIGHACFSMKQELEEYMNYDVGEICNDDWKLAQRLMVHGCDPLPRRRCLSLAPKFYTEPLPIPQSIWNLPDDKNVRWSQYRCKNFACLAANKTGKGFYKCSDCFNLTHHERPRWVVPSYPDPASNSTPDFLIADILDLKPGEIRIGLDYSVGTATFAARMREHNVTVVSATLNLGAPFSEMIALRGFIPIYMTINQRLPFFDNTLDIIHTTRFLDGWIDFVLLDFILYDWDRVLRPGGLLWIDSFFCLKEDLDDYLEGFKMLRYKKHKWVVVPKVDKDDDREVFFSAVMEKPPRPF, from the exons ATGGACTTCCCAG ATATATTGGGTCTTATCGAGTCTGCAAAGTCGGGTGATCCAGAAACCAAGGTTGTAACAAGTTCAAACCGGTCACAACCCATTCATGTGTCTCCTGATTTCTTCTTGACAGAAGAAATTCGGAAGTATATTAGGATAAAACCAAATCGGTTGGGAAAGGAAAACTTCATGGGAGCAAATGGGACATTTACAAGTATAGGCCATGCTTGTTTTTCAATGAAGCAAGAACTTGAAGAATACATGAATTATGATGTGGGTGAGATATGCAATGATGATTGGAAGCTGGCTCAACGCTTAATGGTTCATGGATGTGACCCATTACCCAGAAGACGCTGCCTTTCACTAGCCCCAAAGTTCTACACAGAACCGTTACCTATCCCTCAGTCAATCTGGAACCTTCCGGATGATAAAAACGTCCGATGGAGTCAATACAGATGCAAAAACTTCGCTTGTCTTGCAGCCAACAAAACAGGCAAAGGTTTCTACAAGTGCTCAGATTGTTTCAATTTAACCCATCATGAACGCCCGAGATGGGTCGTACCCAGCTACCCAGATCCGGCCTCTAACTCAACGCCTGATTTCTTAATCGCTGACATTCTCGATTTGAAGCCTGGTGAGATACGTATCGGGTTGGACTATAGTGTCGGGACGGCTACATTTGCTGCTAGAATGAGAGAGCATAATGTGACTGTTGTCTCGGCTACTTTGAATCTCGGAGCACCTTTTAGTGAAATGATTGCGCTTCGGGGATTTATACCTATCTACATGACGATAAATCAACGGCTTCCATTTTTCGATAACACGTTGGATATAATCCACACGACGAGGTTTCTCGACGGGTGGATTGACTTTGTGCTTTTAGATTTCATACTTTATGATTGGGACAGGGTACTTAGGCCCGGAGGGTTGTTATGGATTGATAGTTTCTTTTGTTTAAAGGAGGATTTGGATGACTACTTGGAGGGTTTTAAGATGTTACGGTACAAAAAGCATAAATGGGTAGTTGTACCAAAGGTTGATAAAGATGATGATAGAGAGGTCTTCTTTTCTGCTGTTATGGAAAAACCCCCTAGGCCCTTTTAG
- the LOC122592504 gene encoding UDP-D-xylose:L-fucose alpha-1,3-D-xylosyltransferase MGP4-like, with product MSSSLYQRPQHKPYTSLYNRSSPNSKLYTFTSLFNRTTVLLLLTLIIILGVFSPWIGERSLFSVTSTRDLFESKWRSYTLPEAVSFVANNGTTVIVCAVSQPYLPFLNNWLISIVRQKHHQKVLVIAEDYSTLFTVNAKWPGHAVLIPPAPDFQLAHKFGSQGFFNFTSRRPRHLLQILELGYSVMYNDVDMVWLADPFPYLKGKHDVYFMDDMAAVKPLDHPNVLPPPGKKGRTYICSCMIYMHPTPGAKLVMQKWIEELQAQPWSKAKKANDQPAFNWALNKTAGEVDLYLLPQAAFPTGGLYFKNQTWVEETKGKHVIIHNNYIVGFEKKIKRFHDYNLWLVDDHASESPLGKLE from the exons ATGTCATCATCACTATACCAAAGACCACAACACAAGCCCTACACATCACTCTACAACAGATCATCACCAAACTCAAAACTCTACACCTTCACATCCCTTTTCAATCGGACAACAGTTTTGCTACTactaaccctaataataatccTCGGCGTTTTCTCGCCGTGGATCGGTGAGCGTTCGCTGTTTTCTGTAACGTCAACAAGGGATTTGTTCGAATCAAAATGGAGGAGTTACACATTACCTGAAGCCGTATCGTTTGTTGCGAATAACGGAACGACGGTTATCGTGTGTGCTGTAAGTCAGCCTTACTTGCCGTTTTTGAATAACTGGTTGATTAGTATAGTCAGACAGAAGCATCATCAGAAAGTGCTGGTGATTGCTGAGGATTATAGCACTTTGTTTACGGTTAATGCTAAATGGCCTGGTCATGCTGTTTTGATCCCTCCTGCTCCTGATTTTCAACTTGCTCATAAGTTTGGCTCTCAG GGGTTCTTCAACTTCACTTCAAGAAGGCCACGTCATTTACTTCAAATACTCGAGCTTGGATACAGTGTGATGTACAATGATGTTGACATGGTTTGGTTAGCAGATCCATTTCCTTACCTGAAAGGAAAACATGATGTTTACTTTATGGATGACATGGCTGCT GTAAAACCGCTCGACCACCCTAATGTCCTACCACCTCCTGGGAAAAAAGGGCGGACTTACATTTGCAGCTGTATGATATATATGCATCCAACACCGGGTGCAAAATTAGTCATGCAAAAGTGGATTGAAGAACTTCAAGCACAACCATGGTCTAAAGCAAAGAAAGCTAATGATCAGCCTGCTTTCAACTGGGCATTGAACAAAACAGCTGGGGAG GTTGACCTGTACCTGCTCCCTCAGGCAGCATTTCCAACTGGCGGGCTATACTTTAAGAATCAGACATGGGTAGAAGAAACCAAGGGGAAACATGTCATTATTCATAACAACTATATAGTGGGTTTTGAAAAGAAGATAAAGAGGTTCCATGACTATAACCTCTGGTTGGTTGACGATCATGCCTCAGAATCTCCACTTGGAAAACTAGAATGA